A genomic segment from Streptomyces sp. NBC_00654 encodes:
- a CDS encoding CCA tRNA nucleotidyltransferase, whose translation MPNANEDNASALSQVQHRAVSELLRVSPVADDLARRFEEAGFSLALVGGSVRDALLGRLGNDLDFTTDARPEDVLRIVRPWADSVWEVGIAFGTVGSQKDGYQIEVTTYRSEAYDRTSRKPEVSYGDSIEEDLVRRDFTVNAMAVALPRKEFIDPHGGLRDLSERVLRTPGTPEESFSDDPLRMLRAARFAAQLDFEVAPEVVTAMTEMAGRIEIVSAERVREELNKLLLSAHPRKGLGLLVDTGLADRVLPELPALRLESDEHHRHKDVYEHSLTVLEQAIDLEEDGPDLVLRLAALLHDIGKPRTRRFESDGRVSFHHHEVVGAKMTKKRLTELKYSNDMVKDISKLVELHLRFHGYGDGEWTDSAVRRYVRDAGPLLDRLHKLTRSDCTTRNKRKANALSRTYDGLEERIALLQEQEELDSIRPDLDGNEIMRVLDVGPGPVIGKAYAFLLELRLENGPMEHEAAVAALKEWWATQS comes from the coding sequence GTGCCGAACGCCAACGAAGACAACGCCAGTGCCCTGAGTCAGGTGCAGCACCGCGCAGTGAGTGAGCTGCTGCGGGTGTCCCCGGTCGCCGACGACCTCGCCCGCCGATTCGAGGAGGCCGGATTCAGCCTCGCCCTGGTGGGCGGCTCGGTCCGTGACGCGCTGCTCGGCAGGCTCGGGAACGACCTGGACTTCACGACCGATGCCCGCCCCGAGGACGTGCTCAGGATCGTGCGTCCGTGGGCCGACTCGGTGTGGGAGGTCGGGATCGCCTTCGGCACCGTCGGCTCCCAGAAGGACGGCTACCAGATCGAGGTCACCACCTACCGGTCGGAGGCGTACGACAGGACCTCGCGCAAGCCGGAGGTCTCCTACGGCGACTCCATCGAGGAAGATCTCGTACGCCGGGACTTCACGGTGAACGCGATGGCGGTGGCTCTGCCGCGGAAGGAGTTCATCGACCCGCACGGCGGCCTCAGGGATCTCTCGGAACGGGTGCTGCGTACTCCGGGTACGCCCGAGGAGTCCTTCTCCGACGACCCGCTGCGCATGCTGCGGGCCGCGCGGTTCGCCGCGCAGCTGGACTTCGAGGTCGCGCCCGAGGTCGTGACGGCCATGACCGAAATGGCCGGACGCATCGAGATCGTCTCCGCCGAGCGGGTCCGTGAGGAACTCAACAAGCTGCTTCTCTCCGCGCATCCCCGCAAGGGGCTGGGGCTGCTGGTGGACACGGGCCTGGCGGACCGGGTGCTGCCGGAGCTTCCCGCGCTGCGACTGGAAAGTGACGAGCATCACCGTCACAAGGATGTCTACGAGCACTCCCTGACCGTCCTGGAGCAGGCCATCGACCTGGAGGAGGACGGCCCCGACCTCGTCCTCCGGCTCGCCGCGCTGCTTCATGACATCGGCAAGCCGAGGACGCGACGCTTCGAGAGCGACGGCCGTGTCTCCTTCCACCATCACGAAGTGGTGGGCGCCAAGATGACCAAGAAGCGGCTGACCGAGCTCAAGTACTCCAATGACATGGTCAAGGACATCTCGAAGCTGGTGGAACTGCATCTGCGGTTCCACGGCTACGGTGACGGCGAATGGACCGACTCGGCGGTGCGCAGATACGTGCGTGATGCCGGACCGCTGCTGGACCGGCTCCACAAGCTGACCCGGTCGGACTGCACCACACGGAACAAGCGCAAGGCGAATGCTCTCTCGCGGACCTATGACGGGCTGGAGGAGCGCATCGCGCTGCTGCAGGAGCAGGAGGAGCTGGACTCCATCCGCCCGGATCTGGACGGCAACGAGATCATGCGGGTGCTGGACGTCGGCCCCGGGCCGGTGATCGGCAAGGCCTACGCGTTCCTGCTGGAGCTGCGACTGGAGAACGGGCCCATGGAGCACGAGGCAGCGGTGGCGGCGCTCAAGGAGTGGTGGGCCACGCAGAGCTGA
- a CDS encoding inositol-3-phosphate synthase — translation MGSVRVAIVGVGNCAASLVQGVEYYKDADPAGKVPGLMHVQFGEYHVSDVEFVAAFDVDAKKVGLDLADAIGASENNTIKIADVPNTGVTVQRGHTHDGLGKYYRETIEESTEAPVDIVQILKDKQVDVLVCYLPVGSEVAAKFYAQCAIDAKVAFVNALPVFIAGTKEWADKFTEAGVPIVGDDIKSQVGATITHRVMAKLFEDRGVILDRTMQLNVGGNMDFKNMLERERLESKKISKTQAVTSQIRDRELGADNVHIGPSDYVAWLDDRKWAYVRLEGRAFGDVPLNLEYKLEVWDSPNSAGVIIDAVRAAKIAKDRGIGGPILSASSYFMKSPPVQYFDDEARENVEKFISGDIER, via the coding sequence ATGGGTTCGGTTCGCGTAGCCATCGTAGGCGTGGGCAACTGCGCCGCCTCGCTGGTGCAGGGCGTCGAGTACTACAAGGACGCAGATCCGGCCGGCAAGGTGCCCGGTCTGATGCACGTCCAGTTCGGCGAATACCACGTCAGCGACGTCGAGTTCGTCGCCGCCTTCGACGTCGACGCGAAGAAGGTCGGCCTCGACCTCGCGGACGCCATCGGCGCCAGCGAGAACAACACCATCAAGATCGCTGACGTGCCGAACACGGGCGTGACCGTTCAGCGCGGTCACACCCACGACGGTCTCGGCAAGTACTACCGCGAGACGATCGAGGAGTCCACCGAGGCGCCGGTCGACATCGTCCAGATCCTCAAGGACAAGCAGGTCGACGTCCTCGTCTGCTACCTGCCCGTCGGTTCCGAGGTCGCTGCGAAGTTCTACGCGCAGTGCGCCATCGACGCCAAGGTCGCGTTCGTCAACGCTCTCCCGGTCTTCATCGCCGGCACCAAGGAGTGGGCGGACAAGTTCACCGAGGCCGGTGTCCCGATCGTCGGCGACGACATCAAGTCCCAGGTCGGCGCCACCATCACGCACCGCGTGATGGCGAAGCTCTTCGAGGACCGGGGTGTCATCCTGGACCGCACGATGCAGCTGAACGTCGGCGGCAACATGGACTTCAAGAACATGCTTGAGCGTGAGCGCCTGGAGTCCAAGAAGATCTCCAAGACGCAGGCCGTCACCTCGCAGATCCGTGACCGTGAGCTCGGTGCGGACAACGTCCACATCGGCCCCTCGGACTACGTGGCCTGGCTGGACGACCGCAAGTGGGCGTACGTGCGCCTTGAGGGCCGCGCCTTCGGCGATGTTCCGCTGAACCTTGAGTACAAGCTCGAGGTGTGGGACTCCCCGAACTCCGCCGGTGTCATCATCGACGCCGTGCGTGCGGCGAAGATCGCCAAGGACCGCGGCATCGGTGGCCCGATCCTCTCCGCGTCCTCGTACTTCATGAAGTCCCCGCCGGTCCAGTACTTCGACGACGAGGCTCGCGAGAACGTCGAGAAGTTCATCAGCGGCGACATCGAGCGCTGA
- a CDS encoding MFS transporter — translation MPVARDLRILLRLRNFRRLLAVRLLSQSADGVYQVALAAHVVFSPEKQASAAAIASAMAVLLLPYSLVGPFAGVLLDRWPRRQVFLYGNLLRAGLACCTALLILGSVPDWLFYASALCVTAVNRFVLAGLSAALPRVVDADRLVMANSLSPTAGTLAATAGGGLAFVVRLLADESDAAVVTLGALLYLLSALASLSLPRKLLGPDRDGDPLRLRAALAVTARGLAAGLRHLAEGKDAARALAAMTAIRFCYGALTVMVLMLCRYAWSDNESDGLALLGLAVGISGAGFFVAAVLTPWAVGRLGRYGWMIACAGTAAVLEPALGLTFAPVPMLVAAFILGVVTQGSKIATDTVVQTSVDDAFRGRVFSLYDVLFNVAFVGAAAASALMLPPDGRSVTVVAGVAVLYAAVSVALFRWRRTSGRP, via the coding sequence ATGCCTGTCGCGCGTGATCTGCGCATACTCCTGCGCCTTCGGAACTTCCGTCGCCTCCTCGCCGTGCGGCTCCTCTCCCAGTCGGCGGACGGCGTCTATCAGGTCGCCCTCGCCGCACATGTCGTCTTCTCCCCGGAGAAACAGGCCTCGGCCGCTGCGATCGCCTCGGCGATGGCTGTGCTCCTCCTCCCGTACTCCCTGGTCGGCCCGTTCGCCGGTGTGCTGCTGGACCGCTGGCCACGCCGTCAGGTCTTCCTGTACGGGAACCTGCTGCGCGCGGGCCTCGCCTGCTGCACGGCTCTGCTGATCCTCGGCTCGGTACCGGACTGGCTCTTCTACGCCTCGGCCCTCTGCGTCACCGCGGTCAACCGCTTCGTGCTGGCCGGCCTCTCCGCCGCCCTGCCCCGTGTGGTCGACGCCGACCGCCTCGTCATGGCCAACTCCCTCTCCCCGACCGCCGGTACGCTCGCGGCCACCGCGGGTGGCGGCCTCGCCTTCGTCGTACGCCTGCTGGCGGACGAGTCCGATGCCGCGGTGGTCACCCTGGGCGCGCTGCTCTATCTCCTGTCGGCACTGGCCTCGCTGAGCCTGCCCCGAAAGCTCCTGGGGCCCGACCGCGACGGGGATCCCCTGCGGCTGCGGGCGGCACTGGCCGTCACGGCCCGCGGTCTCGCCGCCGGACTGCGCCATCTGGCGGAAGGGAAGGACGCGGCCCGCGCACTGGCCGCCATGACCGCGATCCGCTTCTGCTACGGCGCCCTCACCGTGATGGTGCTGATGCTGTGCCGCTACGCGTGGTCGGACAACGAGTCCGACGGGCTCGCGCTGCTCGGCCTGGCGGTGGGGATCTCGGGCGCGGGCTTCTTCGTCGCCGCCGTTCTGACCCCCTGGGCGGTGGGGCGCCTCGGGCGGTACGGCTGGATGATCGCGTGCGCCGGGACAGCGGCCGTCCTGGAACCCGCGCTGGGACTGACCTTCGCTCCGGTGCCGATGCTGGTCGCCGCGTTCATCCTCGGAGTCGTGACGCAGGGCTCCAAGATCGCGACGGACACGGTGGTGCAGACCTCGGTGGACGACGCCTTCCGCGGCCGGGTCTTCTCGCTCTACGACGTGCTGTTCAACGTCGCGTTCGTGGGGGCTGCCGCCGCGTCGGCCCTGATGCTGCCCCCGGACGGCAGGTCGGTCACCGTGGTGGCGGGAGTGGCCGTGCTCTACGCGGCCGTCTCGGTGGCGCTGTTCCGGTGGCGGCGCACGAGCGGCAGGCCATAG
- a CDS encoding transglycosylase domain-containing protein, with protein MPSWKLVSGVCLSFLGLLMGAAGIAYALVVPPKVNDAARAQNNVYYWADGTQMVATGGEVNRQVISYGQIPEAMRNAVISAENKTFDDDRGIDPMGIARAVFNMAKGGDTQGGSTITQQYVKNSMLSQEQTLSRKVKELFITLKVGGTANKEDVMAGYLNVSYYGRGASGLQAAARTYYGKDASKLNPSECAFLATLLKGASYYDPAGAPEVGKEKTSAKANTKRAKERWEWILNEQVKDKRMSQQDRDKYTEFPMPLKPKKNAQLGGQTGYLVDLAKNYFINNSNPKVDADDLALGGYEIHTTFEKGKVKALSDAVEKVYKAKIDPEKRPGTDTHVEFGGASIDAKTGAMLATYGGQDATEHYTNNANPTGAQVGSTFKPFVLAAAMQYGKRDPSLGADQGDSERTLVSPKSVYNGDDKLEIKNYNGEVWKDENDNSWLQTNDGNHDYGDIDLRYAMQESANSPYVQLGMDVGTDKVKDVAVAAGLRDDDYMANATVPSFSIGTSSPSAIRMASAYATFATSGQQNEPFSVTEVKKKGNVIYRHQKKPKRAFDPVIADNVTDVLKNVVENGTGTPAQLPGRDVAGKTGTTDGNKSAWFVGYTPQISTAISMFRLDDDEKNKDREFLKMFGTGGEKKIHGASFPASIWHDYMAGAMKGKKVVRFPEPQPLGDTLYGGGAVSPTPTPSPTPSDTPSSEAPPTPSPDPSTASPTPTNTCNPLDWQCNNNGGGANTGADGGGNNAGADGGSDTGATDGAANSGANQGTTDGADGSGGNGNGGNGNTGTLWGGGG; from the coding sequence GTGCCGTCGTGGAAGCTGGTCTCCGGCGTCTGCCTGAGCTTCCTCGGGCTCCTGATGGGCGCGGCCGGGATCGCGTACGCGCTGGTCGTCCCCCCGAAGGTCAACGACGCGGCCAGGGCGCAGAACAACGTCTACTACTGGGCCGACGGTACGCAGATGGTGGCGACCGGAGGTGAGGTCAACCGCCAGGTGATCAGCTACGGGCAGATCCCCGAGGCCATGCGGAACGCCGTCATCTCGGCCGAGAACAAGACGTTCGACGACGACCGGGGCATCGACCCGATGGGCATCGCCCGCGCCGTGTTCAACATGGCCAAGGGCGGTGATACCCAGGGCGGTTCGACGATCACACAGCAGTATGTGAAGAACTCGATGCTGAGCCAGGAACAGACGCTGAGCCGCAAGGTCAAGGAACTGTTCATCACGCTCAAGGTCGGTGGTACGGCCAACAAGGAAGACGTGATGGCCGGGTACCTCAACGTCTCCTACTACGGGCGTGGCGCATCGGGTCTCCAGGCGGCGGCCCGTACGTACTACGGCAAGGACGCCTCCAAGCTCAACCCGAGCGAGTGCGCCTTCCTGGCGACCCTCCTCAAGGGCGCGAGCTACTACGACCCGGCCGGTGCCCCTGAGGTCGGCAAGGAGAAGACCTCCGCGAAGGCGAACACCAAGCGTGCGAAGGAACGCTGGGAGTGGATCCTCAACGAGCAGGTCAAGGACAAGCGGATGTCGCAGCAGGATCGCGACAAGTACACCGAGTTCCCGATGCCGCTGAAGCCGAAGAAGAACGCCCAGCTGGGCGGTCAGACCGGCTACCTCGTGGACCTCGCCAAGAATTACTTCATCAACAACAGCAACCCGAAGGTCGACGCCGACGACCTCGCCCTGGGCGGCTACGAGATCCACACGACCTTCGAGAAGGGCAAGGTCAAGGCCCTCAGCGACGCGGTGGAGAAGGTCTACAAGGCCAAGATCGACCCGGAGAAGCGCCCCGGGACCGACACCCATGTGGAGTTCGGCGGGGCGTCGATCGACGCGAAGACCGGCGCCATGCTCGCCACGTACGGCGGTCAGGACGCCACCGAGCACTACACCAACAACGCCAACCCGACCGGTGCGCAGGTCGGCTCGACCTTCAAGCCGTTCGTGCTGGCCGCGGCCATGCAGTACGGCAAGCGCGACCCGTCGCTGGGGGCCGACCAGGGCGATTCGGAGCGCACCCTGGTGTCGCCGAAGAGCGTCTACAACGGTGACGACAAGCTGGAGATCAAGAACTACAACGGCGAGGTCTGGAAGGACGAGAACGACAACAGCTGGCTCCAGACCAACGACGGCAACCACGACTACGGCGACATCGACCTGCGGTACGCCATGCAGGAGTCGGCGAACTCCCCCTATGTGCAGCTCGGCATGGATGTCGGGACGGACAAGGTGAAGGACGTCGCCGTCGCCGCGGGACTGCGTGACGACGACTACATGGCGAACGCGACCGTTCCGTCGTTCTCCATCGGTACGTCCTCGCCCAGCGCCATCCGGATGGCCAGCGCCTACGCCACCTTCGCCACCAGTGGTCAGCAGAACGAACCGTTCTCGGTGACCGAGGTGAAGAAGAAGGGCAACGTCATCTACCGGCACCAGAAGAAGCCCAAGCGTGCCTTCGACCCCGTCATTGCGGACAACGTCACGGACGTCCTGAAGAACGTCGTGGAGAACGGAACGGGTACGCCCGCCCAGCTCCCCGGCCGTGATGTCGCGGGCAAGACCGGTACGACGGACGGCAACAAGTCGGCCTGGTTCGTCGGCTACACCCCGCAGATCTCGACCGCGATCAGCATGTTCCGGCTGGACGACGACGAGAAGAACAAGGACCGCGAGTTCCTGAAGATGTTCGGCACGGGTGGCGAGAAGAAGATCCACGGTGCCTCGTTCCCCGCGTCGATCTGGCACGACTACATGGCCGGTGCGATGAAGGGGAAGAAGGTCGTGCGCTTCCCCGAACCGCAGCCCCTGGGTGACACGCTGTACGGCGGTGGTGCGGTCAGCCCGACCCCGACGCCCAGCCCGACCCCCTCGGACACCCCCTCCAGCGAGGCACCCCCGACGCCGTCGCCCGACCCCTCCACGGCGTCGCCCACACCGACCAACACCTGTAACCCGCTCGACTGGCAGTGCAACAACAACGGCGGCGGTGCCAACACCGGTGCGGACGGCGGTGGGAACAACGCCGGTGCCGACGGCGGCTCCGACACGGGAGCCACCGACGGAGCCGCCAACTCCGGAGCCAACCAGGGCACCACGGACGGTGCCGACGGGAGCGGCGGGAACGGGAACGGCGGAAACGGCAACACCGGAACTCTCTGGGGCGGCGGGGGCTAG
- a CDS encoding PadR family transcriptional regulator, with amino-acid sequence MSRRSGILEFAVLGLLRESPMHGYELRKRLNTSLGIFRAFSYGTLYPCLKTLVANGWLIEEPGSAPADLPPAAGRAAAPASSLAGRRAKIVYRLTAEGKERFEELLSHTGPDAWEDEHFAARFAFFGQTEREVRMRVLEGRRSRLEERLEKMRASLARTRERLDDYTLELQRHGMESVEREVRWLNELIESERSGRDQRRSSPEGSAQQDTSGETGGLPRHRGNTPPDPSDDTAK; translated from the coding sequence GTGAGCAGACGCTCCGGCATCCTTGAATTCGCCGTCCTCGGCCTGCTCCGCGAGTCCCCGATGCACGGCTACGAGCTGCGCAAACGCCTCAACACCTCGTTGGGGATCTTCCGCGCGTTCAGCTACGGCACGCTCTATCCCTGCCTCAAGACGCTGGTCGCCAACGGCTGGTTGATCGAGGAACCGGGAAGTGCCCCGGCAGACCTTCCGCCGGCCGCCGGCCGGGCCGCGGCTCCCGCCTCGTCACTCGCGGGGCGCCGGGCCAAGATCGTCTACCGGCTGACGGCAGAAGGTAAGGAGCGCTTCGAGGAGCTGCTCTCGCACACCGGACCGGATGCCTGGGAGGACGAGCACTTCGCGGCACGCTTCGCCTTCTTCGGTCAGACGGAACGTGAAGTGCGGATGCGCGTGCTGGAAGGCCGGCGCAGCAGGCTGGAGGAGCGTCTGGAGAAGATGCGCGCCTCCCTCGCCCGGACCCGTGAACGACTCGACGACTACACACTTGAGCTGCAGCGGCACGGCATGGAGTCCGTGGAGCGCGAAGTGCGCTGGCTGAACGAGCTCATCGAGAGCGAGCGGTCGGGACGGGATCAGCGACGATCCTCGCCCGAGGGCTCCGCTCAGCAGGACACATCAGGAGAGACGGGCGGCCTGCCCCGGCACCGGGGTAACACCCCGCCGGATCCGTCCGACGACACCGCCAAGTGA
- a CDS encoding DUF6049 family protein gives MAEAADFQGISPSPARRWLRRTAAAALGAPLLAALLTGPAAQAAEPGKAPTGSRTVDVSLNTLSPNVPVEGDTLTISGTLTNKGKQTVTDGEVGLRVGPRLSSRGEIDDAAKRTGYVPGADPVEIGGKYTLKVPKLRSGISQDFTLTVPVDKLGLDDEGVYQLGVSLSGRTSGSGYGQVLGIERSFLPWQPEDTDSKTGMTFLWPLITSPHVTAETGSDEQQTPVFANDDLAEELAPGGRLEQMVSLGSQLPVTWVIDPDLLAGVDAMTKNYQVKVGDSTVAGKNQDIAKQWLTSLEAAVADDKVIALPFADPDLASIAHRGKSVSGTLSHLQTASEVAAKTVETVLHVKPSTDFAWPVNGAVDPSIVDVATSAGAHKVIARSDSLRETGNLPYTPTAARPIGGGTTAVVADARLSTAFDGDMSKAGASTLAVQKFLAQTLALTEQAPENERSIVVAPQRMPTAAQAQTMATALRALGDGHWTQPLDLVAAAEVKPDARATTKVPKASKYPKKLRDRELPTQAFQDIRTTQDSLNSFRVILTQPERVVTPFGNAINRSMSTSWRGRPLEAQQYRDSVRTYLQGLSNEVTLIEKSDVTLSGRSATIPVTVQNKLVQGVDHLVLKVTSDNIRLKFDDDGSVAELPVKIAGGHSQSLKFDASANANGQARVTARLFTEDGTPYGEEMTFTVKVSEVTPTVLLVIAGGLLLLVLAGVRMYTHRKRSVASDTADGNGGEPEQPSDPTPDTGPESGAPSDTGEKVDR, from the coding sequence GTGGCCGAGGCGGCAGACTTTCAGGGGATCAGTCCCTCTCCTGCCCGCCGGTGGCTGCGGCGCACCGCCGCCGCGGCGCTCGGAGCACCGTTGCTGGCCGCTCTGCTGACCGGCCCGGCCGCGCAGGCCGCTGAACCCGGCAAGGCTCCCACCGGTTCCCGTACGGTCGACGTGTCCCTGAACACCCTCTCCCCGAACGTACCGGTGGAGGGCGACACCCTGACCATTTCCGGCACCCTGACCAACAAGGGCAAGCAAACGGTCACCGACGGCGAGGTCGGCCTGCGGGTGGGCCCCCGGCTGTCCAGCAGGGGCGAGATCGACGACGCGGCCAAGCGCACCGGTTACGTTCCCGGGGCCGACCCGGTGGAGATCGGCGGCAAGTACACGCTGAAGGTCCCCAAGCTGCGCAGCGGCATCAGCCAGGACTTCACCCTCACTGTTCCCGTCGACAAGCTCGGGCTGGACGACGAGGGTGTCTATCAGCTCGGTGTCTCGCTCTCGGGCCGGACATCCGGCAGCGGGTACGGGCAGGTCCTCGGCATCGAGCGTTCCTTCCTGCCCTGGCAGCCCGAGGACACCGACAGCAAGACCGGAATGACGTTCCTCTGGCCGCTGATCACTTCCCCGCATGTGACGGCGGAGACGGGCTCGGACGAACAGCAGACACCGGTGTTCGCGAACGACGACCTCGCCGAGGAACTGGCCCCCGGCGGGCGGCTCGAACAGATGGTGTCGCTGGGCAGCCAGCTGCCGGTGACCTGGGTCATCGACCCCGACCTGCTGGCCGGCGTCGATGCGATGACCAAGAACTACCAGGTCAAGGTCGGTGACTCCACGGTCGCGGGGAAGAACCAGGACATCGCCAAGCAGTGGCTCACCTCGCTGGAAGCCGCGGTGGCGGACGACAAGGTGATCGCCCTGCCGTTCGCCGACCCCGATCTGGCGTCCATCGCCCACCGCGGCAAGAGCGTCTCCGGCACCCTGAGCCATTTGCAGACCGCCTCCGAGGTGGCCGCGAAGACGGTGGAGACCGTCCTGCATGTGAAGCCGTCCACGGACTTCGCCTGGCCCGTGAACGGCGCCGTCGACCCGTCGATCGTCGATGTGGCCACCTCGGCAGGTGCCCACAAGGTGATCGCCCGCAGCGACAGCCTCCGGGAGACCGGCAACCTGCCGTACACGCCGACCGCGGCCCGGCCGATCGGCGGCGGCACCACTGCGGTCGTCGCCGACGCCCGGCTGTCCACCGCGTTCGACGGCGACATGTCGAAGGCGGGTGCCTCGACGCTCGCCGTCCAGAAGTTCCTCGCCCAGACACTGGCGCTGACCGAGCAGGCCCCGGAGAACGAGCGCAGCATCGTCGTGGCGCCGCAGCGGATGCCCACCGCCGCCCAGGCCCAGACGATGGCCACCGCCCTGCGGGCGCTCGGTGACGGTCACTGGACGCAGCCCCTGGACCTGGTGGCGGCGGCCGAGGTGAAGCCCGACGCACGGGCCACCACGAAGGTGCCCAAGGCCTCCAAGTACCCCAAGAAGCTCCGCGACCGCGAACTGCCCACCCAGGCGTTCCAGGACATCAGGACGACCCAGGACTCGCTCAACAGCTTCCGGGTCATCCTCACCCAGCCCGAGCGGGTCGTGACCCCCTTCGGCAACGCGATCAACCGCTCGATGTCGACGTCCTGGCGCGGCAGGCCGCTGGAAGCACAGCAGTACCGTGACTCGGTCCGCACCTATCTGCAGGGCCTCTCCAACGAGGTCACGCTCATCGAGAAGTCGGACGTCACCCTCTCCGGCCGCAGCGCGACGATCCCTGTGACAGTGCAGAACAAGCTGGTTCAGGGCGTCGACCATCTGGTCCTCAAGGTCACGTCGGACAACATCCGGCTCAAGTTCGACGACGACGGATCCGTGGCCGAGCTGCCGGTCAAGATCGCGGGCGGGCACAGCCAGTCGCTGAAGTTCGACGCGTCGGCCAACGCCAACGGCCAGGCGCGCGTCACCGCGCGGCTGTTCACCGAGGACGGAACGCCGTACGGCGAAGAGATGACGTTCACGGTGAAGGTCTCCGAAGTCACCCCCACCGTGCTGCTGGTGATCGCCGGCGGGCTGCTGCTGCTGGTCCTCGCCGGGGTCCGGATGTACACCCACCGCAAGCGCTCCGTCGCAAGCGACACGGCGGACGGCAACGGAGGCGAACCCGAGCAGCCGAGTGACCCGACCCCGGACACCGGACCGGAAAGCGGGGCCCCGTCGGATACGGGTGAGAAAGTGGACCGTTGA